The following are encoded together in the Culex pipiens pallens isolate TS chromosome 1, TS_CPP_V2, whole genome shotgun sequence genome:
- the LOC120414178 gene encoding nucleosomal histone kinase 1, with amino-acid sequence MPPKNAGGRKKAANGYQMPAPVPLGTVLTDMAKRQWKVGPSIGSGGFGEIYCACEASSGTKRTDDYPYVVKIEPHGNGPLFVEMHFYMRNAKQDEIEKFRKARGLKHLGMPHFVGNGSHELQNLKHRFLVMPRYSMDLWGIFLKNEKRFPQHTVYRIALQMVDVLEYIHECSYVHADLKAANILLGFGKTASKQQLYLVDFGLASHYTNKDFKPDPKKMHNGTIEYTSRDAHQGVPTMRGDMEVLAYNLVHWSGATLPWEAEKLLTTPVKVQDSKEKHMKDVGGFMKYCFKKDIPKPIQDYAKYVAGLKFNDKPDYQKCRKMFESGLKELGKPNSGDLEFEPKKAGESSKKRAVEPDSTESSGPMAKPRNRAPKVIQTSPDTTSQEPAARQKPATPARSSQRRPRVETPDLSEPALNGTKTSTPSSEVVSSKLPSMQEAGSIRLGKSASVNAKIKTTYAFNFELDVSIDADVIVNVRRKKKAAPEPADSPAPESPVAPINTTPRRVTNSLLNPVARNRKSPSPPAPVVQPTRSRARKPPSPTPSPQSPPKRARRNNTANMTTQSNTHSADTTAGSENISVISLNTTEGSVQPDDDTVPNSDPNTPEPRYLASRSVRQAGRSNGTKPVRAGEYKGKKARA; translated from the exons ATGCCACCGAAAAACGCCGGCGGTCGGAAGAAGGCCGCCAACGGGTACCAGATGCCGGCGCCGGTCCCACTTGGGACCGTCCTCACCGATATGGCCAAGCGCCAGTGGAAGGTGGGCCCGTCGATCGGGAGCGGCGGCTTCGGGGAGATTTACTGCGCGTGCGAGGCCAGTTCCGGCACGAAGCGCACCGACGACTATCCGTACGTGGTGAAGATT GAACCTCACGGCAACGGACCACTTTTCGTGGAGATGCACTTTTACATGCGTAACGCCAAGCAGGACGAGATTGAAAAGTTTCGGAAGGCGCGCGGCCTCAAACATCTGGGCATGCCGCACTTTGTTGGGAACGGGTCGCACGAGCTGCAGAACCTGAAGCATCGCTTTCTGGTGATGCCGCGCTACAGTATGGATCTGTGGGGAATCTTCCTGAAGAACGAGAAGCGGTTCCCACAGCACACGGTGTACCGGATTGCGCTGCAGATGGTGGACGTGCTGGAGTACATTCACGAGTGCTCGTACGTTCATGCGGATTTGAAGGCGGCGAACATATTGCTGGGGTTCGGGAAGACGGCCAGCAAGCAGCAGCTGTACTTGGTGGACTTTGGCCTGGCGAGTCACTACACGAACAAGGACTTCAAGCCGGACCCGAAGAAAATGCACAACGGAACGATCGAGTACACCTCGAGAGATGCCCATCAGGGCGTGCCAACGATGCGGGGCGACATGGAGGTGCTGGCGTACAATCTGGTGCACTGGTCGGGGGCGACGCTTCCCTGGGAGGCGGAGAAGCTGCTGACAACCCCGGTCAAGGTGCAGGACTCGAAGGAGAAGCACATGAAGGACGTGGGCGGGTTTATGAAGTACTGCTTCAAGAAAGACATTCCAAAACCGATACAGGATTACGCGAAATACGTTGCGGGTCTTAAATTTAACGACAAACCGGACTATCAAAAGTGCAGGAAGATGTTCGAGTCGGGACTGAAGGAGTTGGGCAAGCCCAACAGTGGCGATCTAGAATTTGAGCCGAAGAAGGCCGGTGAAAGCTCCAAGAAGAGGGCGGTTGAGCCAGACTCAACCGAGTCGTCCGGTCCAATGGCCAAACCCCGCAACAGAGCTCCCAAGGTCATCCAAACTTCACCGGACACGACCTCCCAGGAACCGGCCGCAAGACAAAAGCCGGCAACACCAGCCCGTTCGTCTCAGCGCCGACCGCGCGTCGAAACGCCTGACTTGTCCGAACCCGCCCTCAACGGCACCAAAACGTCCACCCCCTCGTCCGAGGTGGTCTCCTCCAAACTCCCCTCGATGCAGGAGGCCGGTTCCATCCGCCTAGGCAAGAGCGCCAGCGTGAACGCCAAAATCAAGACCACGTACGCGTTCAACTTCGAGCTGGACGTCAGCATCGACGCGGACGTGATCGTCAACGTGCGCCGCAAGAAGAAGGCCGCCCCAGAACCAGCCGACTCACCCGCCCCCGAGTCCCCCGTCGCCCCCATCAACACAACCCCGCGCCGCGTCACCAACTCGCTGCTCAACCCCGTCGCCCGCAACCGCAAATCCCCCTCGCCACCCGCTCCGGTCGTCCAACCGACCCGGTCGCGAGCCCGcaaacccccctcccccactCCTTCACCCCAGTCGCCCCCCAAGCGGGCTCGCCGAAACAACACCGCCAACATGACCACCCAAAGCAACACCCACAGCGCGGACACGACCGCCGGCAGCGAGAACATTAGCGTCATCTCGCTCAACACGACCGAGGGATCGGTCCAGCCGGATGACGACACGGTGCCGAACAGTGACCCGAATACGCCGGAGCCGCGCTACCTGGCGTCGCGGTCGGTTCGGCAGGCCGGCCGGAGCAACGGAACGAAGCCGGTGCGGGCCGGAGAGTACAAGGGCAAGAAGGCCCGGGcgtga